One window of the Chryseobacterium sp. CY350 genome contains the following:
- a CDS encoding SCO family protein, whose protein sequence is MLKTVYFRSSIFWLLVLLSCKQESSVPYYNSPDFEPHFLSQKDASRQIPHTIAPFSFTDQNKKTITDQSVNQKIHIASFIFTSCGSICPVMIKNLKIVSSKYQKSEDVVLLSFSVTPWIDTPQKLKDFKVKNNITNPNWHFLTGNKTEIYKLARQSYFAEEDLGFTSDSTKFLHTEHIILADRDKKIRGIYNGTLQTDIEQLIKDTEVLRKE, encoded by the coding sequence TCTTAGTATTGCTTTCGTGCAAGCAGGAAAGTTCTGTTCCTTATTACAATTCTCCGGATTTTGAACCGCATTTTTTGTCACAGAAAGATGCTTCAAGACAAATTCCGCATACGATCGCTCCGTTTTCATTTACAGACCAAAATAAGAAGACAATTACCGATCAATCTGTAAATCAGAAGATACATATAGCGAGTTTTATTTTTACATCATGCGGAAGTATTTGTCCGGTAATGATCAAAAATTTAAAAATTGTAAGTTCAAAATATCAAAAAAGCGAAGATGTTGTTTTGTTATCTTTTTCGGTAACTCCATGGATTGATACCCCTCAAAAGCTTAAAGATTTTAAGGTTAAAAATAACATTACAAACCCAAATTGGCATTTTTTGACGGGCAATAAAACTGAGATTTACAAATTGGCAAGGCAGTCTTACTTTGCGGAAGAAGATCTTGGGTTTACGAGCGACAGCACAAAATTTCTTCATACAGAACATATCATTCTCGCGGACCGTGATAAAAAAATAAGAGGAATTTATAACGGAACTTTACAGACTGATATAGAACAGCTTATAAAAGATACTGAAGTTCTCAGAAAAGAATAA
- a CDS encoding Sec-independent protein translocase subunit TatA/TatB: MELSIGEMALIAIAIVVLFGPDKLPQIARDLGSGVRKMRGAVEDIKTEIMKETDNPVSEIKREIEKVKDAAKDFDPAKNIQKDIVGEPLADTTPKLKPSEDDTYEGPVSRS, from the coding sequence ATGGAATTAAGCATTGGAGAAATGGCATTGATCGCCATTGCGATTGTAGTTTTATTCGGACCCGATAAACTTCCACAGATTGCGCGTGATCTAGGATCAGGAGTGAGAAAAATGCGTGGCGCGGTAGAAGACATCAAAACCGAAATCATGAAGGAAACAGACAACCCTGTTTCTGAAATAAAACGTGAGATCGAAAAAGTGAAAGATGCTGCCAAAGATTTTGATCCTGCTAAAAATATCCAGAAAGACATTGTTGGTGAACCATTAGCTGATACAACGCCAAAATTGAAACCTTCAGAAGATGATACCTATGAAGGACCTGTAAGCAGATCGTAA
- a CDS encoding phosphatase PAP2 family protein produces MEEIILEDKKAFLYLNNLGDTPFDQFWMMISGTWVWVPLYIIFCYFLYKNFKLKSLLYILLFVAIGVTVSDQLAGVFKYGVARLRPCHDPSLQSYMRIVKCGGQFGFYSAHASNTFFLASYLSFLLKDKLRWFPHVIFLWAAIVAYSRIYLGVHFPIDILVGAFVGILLGAVFSMLAKKVINKQTL; encoded by the coding sequence ATGGAAGAAATCATTCTTGAAGATAAAAAAGCGTTTCTTTACCTTAATAATTTGGGAGATACCCCTTTTGATCAATTTTGGATGATGATTTCCGGAACGTGGGTCTGGGTTCCGCTTTATATTATTTTCTGTTATTTTCTGTACAAAAATTTTAAGCTTAAATCTTTACTTTACATTTTGCTTTTCGTAGCAATTGGTGTGACGGTTTCTGATCAATTGGCAGGTGTTTTCAAATACGGAGTTGCCAGATTAAGACCTTGTCACGACCCAAGTTTACAGTCATATATGCGTATTGTAAAATGTGGCGGGCAGTTTGGTTTTTATTCTGCTCACGCATCAAATACTTTTTTTTTAGCGAGCTATCTAAGTTTTTTGTTAAAAGATAAACTCAGATGGTTTCCTCACGTTATATTTTTATGGGCTGCAATTGTAGCATACAGCCGTATTTACTTAGGAGTTCATTTTCCAATAGATATTTTGGTAGGGGCGTTTGTCGGGATTTTATTGGGAGCTGTATTTTCTATGCTTGCGAAAAAGGTCATCAACAAACAAACTCTATAA
- a CDS encoding tetratricopeptide repeat protein, with protein MKKHLFIIILAISSCQSFKAQDKKIAEECMQKADFKCAEEQYTKLAEKEHIQKFQSDYYNNLGTAQRRLGKVPAAFKSYEAALRSNPMSPSVYANLGSLHNQKGSKTKALEYLNSGLKIDEQNAEMYLTRSKVYENLGKKDLAEKDLNQILTFAPDNIFARTGLANFKKRNGDLEGSLKDYNQLLSEKPESLLYNGRADVYIKLKKYKEALVDVNKAISIDPKFSQSYVTKALILFDTAKEKEACASLDKAVATGYEKGALADQYAKCVKK; from the coding sequence ATGAAAAAACATCTATTCATTATCATCTTAGCAATTTCTTCTTGTCAGTCTTTTAAAGCTCAAGACAAAAAGATTGCCGAGGAATGTATGCAAAAAGCCGATTTCAAATGTGCTGAAGAGCAATATACAAAACTGGCTGAAAAAGAGCACATTCAGAAATTTCAATCAGATTATTACAATAATTTAGGAACAGCTCAGCGACGTTTGGGGAAAGTTCCTGCGGCTTTTAAATCTTACGAGGCGGCATTGCGTTCAAACCCAATGTCTCCGTCAGTTTACGCAAACTTAGGTTCTTTACACAATCAAAAAGGAAGCAAAACCAAAGCTTTAGAATATCTAAACAGCGGTCTGAAAATTGATGAACAAAATGCTGAAATGTATCTTACCCGATCAAAGGTTTATGAAAATTTAGGTAAAAAAGATCTTGCAGAAAAAGATCTCAATCAAATTCTCACATTTGCTCCCGATAATATCTTTGCACGCACCGGACTAGCGAACTTTAAGAAAAGAAACGGTGATCTCGAAGGGTCATTAAAAGACTATAATCAGCTATTGTCTGAAAAGCCAGAATCTCTTTTGTACAATGGTCGCGCCGATGTTTACATCAAACTAAAAAAGTATAAGGAAGCTCTTGTCGATGTGAATAAAGCAATTTCCATTGATCCGAAATTTTCCCAATCTTATGTTACCAAGGCTTTGATTTTATTTGATACTGCTAAAGAAAAAGAAGCTTGTGCAAGTCTGGATAAAGCCGTTGCCACAGGTTACGAAAAAGGAGCATTGGCAGATCAGTACGCTAAGTGTGTAAAAAAATAA
- a CDS encoding tRNA (cytidine(34)-2'-O)-methyltransferase, translating into MLNIVLVEPEIPNNTGNIGRLCVGTESKLHLIHPFGFVIDDKNLKRSGLDYWVHLDVTEYANVDEWIKVIPDLSRVFLMSSHAEKSYLEIDFQDGDWLVFGKESVGLSKNVLDRFENHLTIPMSKLIRSFNIANSVAFVVGEAKRQIGL; encoded by the coding sequence ATGCTAAATATTGTTCTTGTAGAACCAGAAATTCCCAATAACACAGGAAACATCGGAAGATTGTGTGTAGGCACCGAAAGTAAACTGCATTTAATTCATCCATTCGGATTTGTGATCGACGATAAAAATCTAAAACGTTCCGGATTAGATTATTGGGTTCATCTTGATGTCACCGAATACGCAAATGTTGATGAGTGGATAAAAGTTATTCCTGACTTATCTCGTGTTTTCCTGATGAGTTCTCATGCTGAAAAATCTTACCTTGAAATTGATTTTCAGGATGGTGACTGGTTGGTTTTCGGGAAAGAAAGTGTGGGCTTAAGCAAAAATGTTTTAGATCGATTTGAAAATCATTTAACGATCCCGATGTCTAAACTTATCAGAAGTTTTAATATTGCCAATTCTGTTGCATTTGTGGTGGGAGAGGCAAAAAGACAGATAGGGTTGTAA
- a CDS encoding 23S rRNA (pseudouridine(1915)-N(3))-methyltransferase RlmH, protein MRINLLCIGKTDDKEITSLINYYLTRLPKHWNFEIIEIPDIKNAKNLSSELLKKEEAKLFQNYIDKNDWVSILDEKGKQFTSREFSKKIDNWMNSSVKKIHILIGGAYGFSEEIYNRANEKMSLSKMTFTHQMIRLFIVEQLYRADQILQGKPYHND, encoded by the coding sequence ATGCGCATCAATCTACTTTGCATCGGGAAAACAGACGATAAAGAAATCACTTCTCTTATCAACTATTATCTCACAAGACTTCCAAAGCACTGGAATTTTGAAATTATAGAAATTCCTGATATCAAAAATGCAAAAAACCTTTCTTCTGAACTTTTAAAAAAGGAAGAAGCAAAATTATTTCAAAACTACATCGATAAAAATGACTGGGTTTCAATTTTAGATGAAAAAGGAAAACAGTTTACCAGCAGAGAATTTTCTAAGAAGATTGATAATTGGATGAATTCTTCAGTAAAAAAAATTCATATTCTCATTGGTGGAGCTTATGGCTTTTCGGAGGAAATCTACAACAGAGCCAATGAAAAAATGTCACTCTCAAAAATGACATTTACACACCAGATGATCCGGTTATTTATCGTTGAACAATTATATCGCGCTGACCAGATTTTGCAGGGAAAACCGTATCATAATGACTGA
- a CDS encoding DUF4421 family protein produces MKFSFYSLLFFCFAGLAFSQEVSDSTEIKYLEEDLNKISLVAGVSYLNNSFGLYYEGQTFLLKPNDSFYTEFFLRYRWLDASISFAPKLVRINNDDDIKGKTKYFNLGFSFFLNPKLRQYVNYSQVKGLYLENTKRFFEAVFDNEIADEFGNDNMQFPEAKYQSFQGETSYLWVGNKDNYKSYTNMTYKPLKSDFVMITGLFYQYNMMKDTDRVIYRGMEIGDSSSGNSVTKHIRITLRTGGGIQKVIDKNWYAIVELYPQVYYSHLLNENYNEFNIGLNSNTRIGFDNGKWFFGGGAQLNWINSNNENFYSTTNWLFRFGLGFRINSPKFVNRQFDRADQILK; encoded by the coding sequence ATGAAGTTTTCTTTTTACTCATTATTGTTTTTTTGCTTTGCGGGGCTTGCTTTTTCACAGGAAGTTAGTGATTCTACAGAGATAAAATATCTTGAGGAAGACCTTAATAAAATATCTCTGGTTGCAGGAGTGAGCTACCTCAATAATTCTTTTGGATTATATTACGAAGGCCAGACATTTCTGCTAAAACCAAATGATTCTTTTTATACAGAGTTTTTTCTGCGCTATAGATGGCTTGATGCAAGTATCTCTTTTGCACCAAAATTGGTGAGAATCAATAATGATGATGATATAAAAGGTAAAACTAAATATTTTAATTTAGGTTTTTCATTTTTTTTAAATCCCAAACTTCGGCAATATGTTAATTACAGTCAGGTAAAAGGCCTTTATTTAGAAAACACAAAAAGATTTTTTGAAGCTGTTTTTGATAACGAGATCGCAGATGAATTCGGTAACGATAATATGCAGTTTCCTGAAGCAAAATATCAGTCGTTTCAGGGAGAAACAAGCTATCTCTGGGTGGGTAACAAAGATAACTACAAAAGTTACACGAATATGACTTACAAACCACTGAAAAGTGATTTTGTGATGATCACCGGATTATTTTATCAATATAATATGATGAAAGATACAGATCGTGTTATCTATCGCGGTATGGAAATTGGTGATTCCTCAAGTGGGAATTCTGTTACAAAACATATCAGAATCACTTTGCGAACGGGAGGAGGAATACAGAAAGTGATAGACAAAAACTGGTATGCAATTGTAGAATTATATCCGCAGGTTTATTACTCACATCTTCTTAACGAAAACTATAATGAGTTTAATATCGGTCTTAATTCTAATACCAGAATAGGATTTGATAATGGAAAGTGGTTTTTTGGTGGCGGCGCTCAACTCAACTGGATCAACAGTAATAATGAAAATTTTTATTCGACCACCAATTGGTTATTTAGGTTTGGATTGGGTTTTAGAATAAATTCCCCTAAATTTGTCAACCGACAGTTTGACAGGGCAGATCAAATTTTAAAATAA
- a CDS encoding YihY/virulence factor BrkB family protein, translated as MGIKVPGFLLKVQDFFDNIHLPVLGISLWQLFQIYFAGVFKGKIGKKAAAISWSFTLSLFPFLLFLLSVLPYMPHYDKLQFYIFEVLMHNIFPSNIEGDVRGYIEDNIIPNMKGISNLTILIALVFATNGTFSIINGFNENSKEKLPDVKEFILSFFITIGFVTIVFLALFGVYYSEVVLKLFTPTYNISWLTNNLSKIIGFVSFPVFFFLLLALFYWLGTVKIIRFRQAIPGAILTTVLFILTTYLFTLYVKNVARYNVLYGSIGSMILLMIWVNVNVYLLLFGNELNMALRKLRVEKLLSDEIKKEAANYRSTNEEPNLESDEDHIRSIIEEIKNDKHEN; from the coding sequence ATGGGTATTAAGGTTCCGGGTTTTCTTTTGAAAGTTCAAGATTTTTTTGATAATATACATCTTCCGGTATTGGGAATATCGCTGTGGCAATTGTTTCAAATCTATTTCGCAGGCGTTTTCAAGGGTAAAATAGGAAAGAAAGCTGCTGCAATTTCATGGAGCTTCACGCTGAGCCTTTTTCCATTTCTTCTTTTTTTATTGTCCGTTTTGCCGTACATGCCACATTACGACAAGCTTCAGTTTTATATATTTGAAGTTTTGATGCATAATATTTTCCCCTCCAATATTGAAGGCGATGTAAGAGGTTACATTGAGGATAATATAATTCCCAATATGAAGGGAATCAGTAATTTAACCATTCTTATTGCGCTTGTTTTTGCTACTAACGGTACATTTTCTATAATTAATGGCTTTAATGAAAATTCGAAAGAAAAACTTCCTGATGTTAAAGAGTTTATTCTGTCGTTTTTTATTACAATCGGGTTTGTAACGATCGTATTTTTGGCACTTTTCGGAGTTTATTATTCTGAAGTTGTTCTTAAACTTTTTACACCGACGTATAATATTTCCTGGCTCACCAATAATCTCTCGAAAATCATTGGTTTCGTCTCATTTCCTGTTTTTTTCTTCTTACTTTTAGCATTATTTTATTGGCTTGGAACTGTGAAAATTATCAGGTTCAGACAGGCAATTCCCGGAGCAATTCTTACAACGGTTTTATTTATCCTTACCACTTATCTTTTTACACTTTACGTTAAAAATGTGGCAAGATACAACGTTCTATACGGATCTATCGGCAGCATGATATTATTGATGATCTGGGTAAATGTGAATGTCTATCTACTTCTTTTCGGGAACGAACTGAATATGGCACTGAGAAAACTGCGGGTTGAAAAGCTTTTGTCAGATGAAATTAAAAAAGAAGCTGCAAACTACCGATCTACGAACGAGGAGCCAAATTTAGAGAGTGATGAAGATCATATCCGTAGTATTATAGAGGAAATAAAAAATGATAAACATGAAAACTAA
- a CDS encoding RelA/SpoT family protein, producing the protein MSYDLEQENKEILARYKDLISNTYRTLDEDNNKLIRKAFDIALDAHKDQRRKSGEPYIYHPIAVAKIVAKEIGLGATSIACALLHDVIEDSDYTYEDLKKIFGERIASIVNGLTKISIMNHQNISVQSENYRKLLLTLSEDFRVILIKIADRLHNMRTLESMAPDKQKKIASETVYIYAPLAHRLGLYNIKSELEDLSLKYNNPDVFTEITQKLELAKESRERYIEEFKKEVSERLNDEGLNVTIKGRAKAISSIYRKMLKQGVSFEEVFDNYAIRIIYKSDAKNEKFLAWKIYSIVTDVYHSNPSRMRDWITQPRSTGYESLHLTVLGPDKKWIEVQIRSERMDDIAEKGVAAHYKYKEGYKQTNDDRNFENWVTEIREVLEQQQNLTTSELLDNIKLNLYSKEVFVFTPKGEIKILPTNATALDFAFSVHSDLGMKCLGAKINGKLVPISYVLQNGDQVDILSSQNQKPKFDWLDFVVTSKAKSKIKGYLNSEKNSLVDEGKEILQRKLRHAKINFNDEEINKLQKFFNLKTSQELFLKFQTNELDASSLRKYIESKNVFNNLLSRFRKSPSKNQHYIEPKEINLDMIVFGKDEEKLNYSYAKCCTVIPGDKIFGFITISEGIKVHSDNCPNAINLRAQYDYRVIPAKWVNEESFKNRIKIEIEGLDRMGMINDITTVISGAMGMDMKSMSIESNDGVFVGNINLEVKNRSQLDETFKKLKDIDGVSKVIRI; encoded by the coding sequence ATGAGTTACGACTTGGAGCAAGAGAACAAAGAAATCTTAGCGAGGTATAAAGACCTGATTTCTAACACATACAGAACTTTGGATGAGGACAATAATAAACTCATTCGGAAGGCTTTTGATATTGCATTAGACGCCCACAAAGATCAGAGAAGAAAATCTGGCGAACCGTACATCTATCATCCGATAGCTGTTGCAAAAATCGTTGCTAAAGAAATCGGTCTGGGAGCAACATCAATAGCCTGCGCTTTATTGCATGATGTAATTGAGGATTCTGATTACACCTACGAAGATTTAAAGAAGATCTTCGGTGAAAGAATTGCGAGTATCGTCAATGGTTTGACGAAGATCTCTATTATGAATCATCAGAATATCTCGGTACAGTCTGAAAATTACAGAAAGCTACTTCTTACGCTTTCTGAAGATTTTCGTGTGATCTTGATTAAAATTGCTGACCGCCTTCACAATATGAGAACGCTGGAAAGTATGGCTCCCGATAAGCAGAAAAAAATCGCTTCGGAAACTGTATACATTTACGCTCCTTTGGCTCACAGACTAGGTTTATATAATATTAAATCTGAGCTTGAAGATCTTTCTTTAAAATATAATAATCCTGATGTCTTTACCGAAATTACTCAGAAACTCGAGCTTGCGAAAGAAAGCAGAGAGCGTTATATTGAAGAATTTAAAAAAGAGGTTTCCGAACGATTAAATGATGAAGGTCTGAATGTGACAATCAAAGGACGCGCCAAGGCAATTTCATCAATTTACAGAAAAATGCTGAAGCAAGGTGTTTCTTTTGAAGAAGTTTTTGATAATTACGCCATAAGAATCATTTATAAATCTGATGCAAAAAACGAAAAATTTCTTGCCTGGAAGATCTATTCAATTGTTACAGATGTCTATCACAGTAACCCGTCCAGAATGCGAGACTGGATTACTCAGCCACGTTCAACTGGTTACGAAAGTTTACACCTAACGGTTCTGGGTCCGGATAAAAAATGGATAGAAGTTCAGATTCGTTCAGAAAGAATGGATGATATTGCCGAAAAAGGTGTTGCAGCTCATTACAAATACAAAGAAGGTTATAAACAGACCAATGATGACAGAAATTTTGAAAACTGGGTAACAGAAATTCGTGAAGTACTTGAACAGCAGCAGAATCTTACAACTTCTGAGCTTTTAGATAACATTAAACTCAACCTGTATTCGAAAGAAGTTTTTGTTTTTACGCCTAAAGGTGAGATAAAAATTTTACCAACCAATGCAACTGCTCTTGATTTTGCATTTTCAGTACATTCAGATTTAGGAATGAAATGTCTTGGAGCTAAAATTAACGGTAAACTAGTACCTATTTCGTATGTTTTGCAAAATGGTGATCAGGTTGACATCCTTTCTTCTCAGAACCAGAAGCCAAAGTTTGACTGGCTGGATTTTGTTGTTACTTCCAAAGCAAAATCAAAGATTAAAGGGTATCTCAACTCAGAAAAAAATTCTTTGGTAGACGAAGGAAAAGAGATTCTTCAGCGAAAACTGAGACACGCAAAAATTAATTTTAATGATGAAGAAATCAATAAACTTCAGAAATTTTTTAATTTAAAGACATCCCAGGAATTATTTTTAAAATTCCAAACGAATGAATTGGATGCGAGCAGTTTAAGAAAATACATTGAAAGTAAAAATGTGTTTAATAATCTGCTTTCAAGATTCCGCAAATCTCCTTCAAAAAACCAGCACTATATTGAGCCGAAAGAGATCAATCTTGATATGATTGTTTTTGGTAAGGATGAAGAAAAATTAAATTACAGCTACGCAAAATGCTGTACAGTAATTCCGGGAGATAAAATATTTGGCTTTATAACAATTTCTGAGGGAATAAAAGTGCACAGCGATAATTGTCCGAATGCGATCAACCTGAGAGCGCAATACGATTACCGAGTAATTCCGGCAAAATGGGTGAATGAGGAAAGTTTTAAAAACCGTATTAAGATCGAAATTGAAGGTCTCGACAGGATGGGGATGATCAACGATATTACTACCGTGATAAGTGGCGCAATGGGAATGGATATGAAAAGTATGTCGATCGAATCAAACGACGGCGTTTTTGTAGGGAACATTAATCTGGAAGTCAAAAACAGAAGTCAGCTAGACGAGACTTTTAAAAAGCTAAAAGATATTGATGGCGTTTCTAAAGTTATCAGGATTTAA